In Microbulbifer pacificus, the genomic stretch CATGGATATCCCATAAATCCCGAGCGGCGTCGCCCGCTGAGCTGTACCCAATACAATCCCGGTATAAAAAATAAAACAGGGAAATATGCATGAGAACCTCAACAATACGCAGACTGGCGCTGGCCGGCCTGCTGACTATCGGTTTCACCACCCAGGCCCAGGCGCAGGGCGGCTTCTGGGGTGGTGACGAACACATCCCGAGCCTGGTTATCGCCCCCAGCCAAATCCAGATCGATGTGCCCATGCCGGTTTCCAGCGGCAATCTGCAACTGATGCTGGCCCAGGCCGGCGACGGCGGCGGGCTTGCCGGATTAAAGCAGCAAGCTGTGCGCAATTACACGCAGCATCTGCACAGTGAGCTCGCCAGAGAACTGTACGAGTACCTCGAAGACGAGGACGTACCACTGGTTAAGGAAGACGGAGTGCTGAACCTGCAGAACAGTCTGGACCTGAAGGTCATCAAACACCTGGCGGGAATGAAAGCGAAAGGGGATTACGATCTGGAACAGGGCAATGTCGCCCTGAGCGGCGAATTCCGCTACACCCTCACCAACCGCGGCGGGGTAGCACTGCGCGAGCAGCGAATCAAAATCGACGACCTGAAGATCACCAGAAAGTACCTGACCCGTATTTATATGGATGGTCGCGAGAGCGAAGACAACACCGAAGAGGCGATCAAAAAGGCGTTGAGTGAACTGGTGGAAAAGCTGGTGGAATCCATGGAAGACAACCTGGAGGCGGACCAGTTGCGGGAAATGGCCGCACTCTGATACCTCTCTGCGGGTGTTTTTCTACGATCAAACCAAAAGGGCCGCGGATGCGGCCCTTTTGGTTTCCAGTGTAGCGCCCGTCATCAGGAGGCCGCGGATCGGCCATCGCCCTCGCGACCCACAACGCTGTTGTAGTTGTCGTCGTTAAACGTCTCCAGATCCAGCGCCCCCTCGCTCTTCGCCACGATCGCGCTCACCACGGAATCCCCGGTGATGTTCACCGCGGTGCGCACCATATCCAGCAGGCGATCCACCCCCATCACAATGGCGATGCCCTCCAGTGGCAGGCCCACCTGCTGCAGCACCATTGCCAGCATAATCAGACCCACACCGGGCACACCGGCGGTACCGATGGAAGCCAGGGTGGCTGTCAGGATCACCGTCAGGTAACCCATCAAACCAATCTCGATCCCATACAACTGGGAAATAAACACCGTCGCCACACCCTGCATGATCGCGGTGCCATCCATATTGATGGTGGCCCCCAGGGGAATCGTGAACGATGCCACTTTATTATCCACTCCCAGACGCTTTTCCACGGTCTGCAGGGTGACAGGTATCGTGGCCGCGGAAGATGCGGTGCTGAAGGCGAACACCATCGCCGGGCGCATTTTCTTCAACAGCTTCAGCGGGTTCAGGCCCGAAAGCAGCTTCAACAGAATGGAGTAAACACCGATTGCGTGCAGCAGCAACGCCCCCAGCACCACCATAAAATACTTGAGCAGTTGCACAATGGCATCCAGACCCAGCTGCGCGATCTTGTTTGCCAGCAGCGCAAACACCCCGTAAGGCGCAAACACCATCAGCACGCCCACCATGCGCATGATCACTTCATTCAGGTCGTTGAAAAAACCCGCAATTCGCTGTCCCGGCTTGCCACTGCGGGAAATCGCGTAACCCATCAGCAGCGCAAACACGATGATCTGCAGCATATTGCCCTTCGCCATCGCCTCCACCGGATTCGTGGGGAAAATGCTCACCAGCATGTCCGACAACGGTGGTGCCGGCTGCGGCTCAAATGCCGCATCCCCGGCCATCCCCTCCATACCCGCACCGGGCTGGATCAGCAGCGCCAGTATCAGCGCCAGCGAAATCGCCATCGCGGTAGTCACCAGGTACAGCAGCAGCGTCTTGCCGGCCAGTACTCCGACCCGGCTGCCTTCCGACAGTGCACAGGCTCCGCAGATCAGAGAAACCAACACCAGCGGCACCACCATCAATTTCAGAGAGGCGATAAAGATCCGCCCTATGACGTCGAACAGGCCATTGGTCAGGTAGCTATTGATAAACCCGGTAACGCCCTCGCCAAGAATCTGGCTGGTATTGAGAACATTGAACACCAGGCCGACCGCGATACCCGCGATCATGGCCAGTACTATTTTTTTTGTGAGCCCCATGGTCCGTCCTGTTTTTACTGCCAGCTATTTAGCTGGCCTTCAATTATTCGTTGCTGATAAATAGTGATGTAATCGGGGCGAAGGTGACGCTACCGGGTACAGCCTTGCGAGACCTTCCGCGAGAGGGGCCGCAGGCGCCGCGAAAACTTGCAGCGGCTGGGCCACCTCGCGGAAGAGCCCCCAGGGATGGGTTCACGGCGTGTCTCGTAAGGCTGTGCCCGGTAGCGGCGCCGCCACTAAATTTATTTCACACCCCTAACAGTTAGCGCCACTATATCGGCAGCAACCACAAGGGGCAAAGCGCGTTCCCCGATTGGCTCGCTCGGGTACAATGCGGGCATATTTGAACCCGCGTGGAGTCAGCGTTGTACCACTCCCCCTTTGAACCCGTTGGCGACTGGCACCCCCATCCGCTGGACACCCTCCACGGATCGACGCCACCGGAGCCCCTGTTGCCCTGGCTGCTGCATCCCGGCTCCCTCACCGCCGCCCTCAAACACCACAGCGGCGGCGAGTTTCGCGTACAGATACTCAACCAGGGCTGGCAGCAACCGCGCCTCGAAGAGCGCCGCGCCCTCAACCTGCGCGACAAATCCCTCGCCCTGGTGCGCGAAGTACTCCTCTGCGGCCACGGGCAGCCCTGGGTCTACGCCCGCAGCATCCTCCCCGAGCGCTCGCTCGCCGGCAAACACCGTCACCTGCGCAGCCTCGACAACCGCCCGCTGGGCGAGCTGCTGTTCAGCCGACCGGACATGAAGCGCGGCCCCATCGTCCTCAACCAGCTCGCACGCAATCCCCTGTGCACCCTGGAACTGCTCGCCGGCATGGCACCCCGCGCCTGGGGACGCCGCTCCACCTTCTGGCTCGGCGACAAACCCCTGCTGGTTGCAGAAACCTTCCTCAGCAGTTTCAATCCCGCTGAACCACCCAAGTCCTGAAGGGAACAACGGAAGCACGCAATGCAAATGATCAGCCAACAGATACAACAGCGCTGGCCGCAACTGTTGCCCTACTGGCAACTGGCCCGCCTCGACCGTCCCATCGGCTCTCTGCTGCTGCTCTGGCCCACCTGGTGGGCACTGTGGATTGCCGCGGATGGCTGGCCGGGGCTGCACCTGTTCTGCGTCTTCACCCTCGGTGTCATCCTCACCCGCGCCGCTGGCTGCGCCGTCAACGACTTTGCCGATCGCAACATCGACGGCCATGTGAAACGCACCAACCAGCGCCCCCTGGCCACCGGCGCGGCCACCGCCAAAGGCGCTCTGCTGCTGTTCGCGGGCCTGATGCTGCTGGCGTTCCTGCTGGTGCTCACCACCAACAGGCTCACGGTTCTGCTGTCGCTGCCGGCGCTGGCGCTGGCCTTCTGTTACCCCTTTGCCAAGCGCCATACCCATCTGCCCCAGGTGGTGCTCGGTGCGGCCTTCAGCATGGGCATCCCCATGGCGTTCGCGGCGGTGCGGGGAGAAGTGCCCGCAGTGGCGTGGCTGATGTTCACCGCCAATCTGCTGTGGACCGTGGCCTACGACACCTTCTACGCGATGGTGGACCGGGACGATGACCTCCGGATCGGTGTCAAATCCACAGCCATCCTGTTTGGAGATATGGACCGGGTGATGACCGGCTGCCTGCAGGGGATGGTGATTGTGGCACTGTTGATGCTCGGCAGCCGCGAGGCGTTGGGCCCCCTGTTTTACAGCGGTGTGGTCGCGGCGGCGGCACTGTTCGCCTATCAACAGTGGCTGGTGCGAGACCGGCAACGAGATCCCTGCTTCCAGGCGTTTCTCAATAACAACTGGGTTGGAGCAGCTATTTTTGCGGGTATTTTTTTCCATTACCTTGCTAACTGAATCCGCATCCTGCCGGTAAAGTCGTGATTGGCGAACGGCTGTCATATATTTGTCACTAAAGTGACGTTAAATGGCCACTCTAAGAAAAGTCAGTTAAATGACACCAACCAGTTAGGGTATGGCAGGCAGATGCACAGCAAGACGATCCTCATAGTCGACGACGAAGCTCCGGTCAGGGACATGCTGCGAATTGCGCTGGAGATGGCGGATTATCGCTGCCTCGAGGCGGAAAACGCGCAGGCGGCGCACGCGCTGGTAATCGACGAAAAGCCGGATCTGGTACTGCTGGACTGGATGTTGCCGGATGTTTCCGGGGTCGAGCTGGCGCGTCGCCTGAAGCGCGATGAACTGACGGCGTCGCTGCCGATCATCATGCTGACGGCGAAGGGCGAGGAGGATCACAAGATCAAGGGGCTGGAAACCGGCGCTGACGACTACATCACCAAGCCATTCTCCCCTCGCGAGCTGGTAGCGCGCCTGAAGGCGGTGCTGCGCCGTGCGGGCCCGACGACGCCGGAAGAGCCGCTGACCGCGGGTGGCCTGGTACTGGATCCGATCAGCCATCGGGTAACGATCAATGGCCAGCCGGTGGATATGGGCCCGACGGAGTTCCGCCTGCTGACGTTTTTCCTGTCTCACCAGGAGCGCGCCTATACCCGTACACAGTTGCTGGACCATGTCTGGGGCGGCAATGTGTACGTGGAAGAGCGCACCGTGGATGTACATATCCGCCGCCTGCGCAAGGCGCTGACCATGGACGGGCACGAGCGCTACATCCAGACCGTGCGCGGCACCGGCTACCGCTTTTCTGTACAGACTGTGGAAAGAGTGTAACCATTCCCCCACCCGTTTTTCGGGCACTCTGTTGAGGGTCCGGTGGCGGCAGAGGCCGGGTGAAGGGATTCGGAGCCGGACTGGGCGCCCCCCAGTGAATACATCCCTGTTAGCAACGGTTCCGAATCCCTTCACCCGGCGCTCTGCCTTCGCATCAAGTCCGCAGGCACTCTGAAAACTTCTTCCGTTTGCCCAAAACAAGATGGCCCAACCATCATGCTCGATCGCAGTATTGGCGAGTTCTCGCGCTTTATCGTCATCGCCCTCGGCACCACCATACTCGGTTTTTCCACCGACAACTGGTGGCTGGCTCTGTGTGTCGGCCTCGCCGCCTATCTCGGTTGGCTGCTGTGGCAACAGAATCAGTTCGACCGCTGGCTGAGTAATGGCCGCCGCGGGCCGGCACCGACCAGCTTCGGCGTATGGGGGGATATTTCCGACGATTTCTATCGGCTGCAGCGCCGCCATCGCAAAGAAAAGCAGAAGCTCCACTCGATGTTGCGCCGGGTGCAGGACAGCACCAGCGCGCTGCGCGAGGGGATTGTGGCGCTGGAGGACGAGGGCAATCTGGCGTGGTGGAATCCCGCCGCGGGGCAGATGTTGCGGTTGCAGGCGGACGACGCTGGGCAGCCGCTGGTCAATTTTGTGCGCGATCCACGCTTTGTGGAGCACATGTATAACCGCATGTTCGGGCAGGGGCGCGCGTCCCAGGAACCAATCACACTGCCGGCGCCCGGCGACGATTCGCGCATTCTGACCATGGAGGTGACGCGCTTTGGCCAGGACGAGGCACTGGTGATCGTGCGGGACGTGACACGGCTGCATAACCTCGAGCAGATGCGGCGGGACTTTGTCGCGAATGTGTCTCACGAGCTGCGTACACCACTGACGGTGATCGCGGGCTACCTGGAGACACTGCAGATGAGTGGCCAGGCACCGCGCAACTGGGAGCGCCCACTAGCGCAGATGAGTGAGCAGACGGTGCGCATGACCGGGCTGGTGAATGATCTGTTGCTGCTGGCGAGGCTGGAAACCTCCGAGCGCGACACTGGCCGCGACAGGGTTTCCGTGCGGCAGTTGATGGAGCAGGTGGCCGGTGAAGCGCGCTCGCTGAGTGGCGGACACCACGAGATCACGGTCGAGTGTATCGAAGACTGCACCATTACCGGCACCGCCGGTGAGCTGCACAGTGCCTTTGCGAATCTCGCGTTCAACGCGGTGAAGTACAGTCCGGATGGCGGGCCTATCGAATTGCGTTGGCGTCTCGACGCCGCAGGTGGACACTTTTCCGTGAAAGACTGCGGTATCGGTATCGACTCCGTGCACATCCCCCGTCTGACCGAGCGCTTCTACCGTGTAGATGCCGGTCGCTCGCGGGAGAGCGGCGGTACCGGACTCGGTCTCGCCATTGTCAAACACGTACTGCTGCGCCACGGTGCCAACCTTACGGTCAACAGTGTGCCGGGCCGCGGCAGCACCTTTACCCTCAATTTCCCCACCCAAAAACTGACACTGCCCAACTCCGTTTGATGCGCGGCGTCTGCGAAAAAGGCCCACAAGGGCCTTTCTGCATTGGGCTCAGTTCAGTTCCTCAAGGGTTCGCTCTTCGCCACCGGCGCAATAGCGCACGGCTTCACCATCCATAACCGGCGTGGCATTTCTGATCATTTTTATGTGCACCAGCTTGCGTTCACTGTTGGGTATCAACAGGTGCTCGTGGCCGTCGTCGTCCACCGGCAGACTGCGTTCACCGGTGAGACTGTCGCGCAGGGCGCGCAGCTGCGGCATATCGCGGTAGCGGTCCAGATCTTTCGAAAGCTTGTGCTTGATGCGCTCGGACTCCTCCAGCGCGGCGGCAGTCTCACGATATTTGGCAAAGAAGAACACCGCGGCAATACCGGCAAAAATGGCGAGGGCTGTTTCGAACCATGGGGGCATATTCAAAGATCCTTGTATTATGTGGTTTGTGCATCCTGTAGGAACCTGCTTGCAGGCGAATGATCCGGAGCACGGAGATGCTCGCCTGCAAGCAGGCTCTTACAATGCGGGTTGACCTGTCATCTGCCACACCAACAACTGGTTGTTGGCGGGCAGGAAATTGTTTTCGGTTCTGCGCAAACCTCGTGATTCGGCGAGCTGATCCAGCCACTCGAGATCGCGAATGCCCCGCAGCGGATCCTGCTCTTTCAGCCACACGTCGAAGCCGGCATTGCCCGGTCCAGCGTCGCCGGGGCTGGCGACGTAGTCACCGGCGATCTTTACCGGGCCGTAGACGATCAGCTGGCCCGCGGGCTGCAACACCTGTGGCAGGCGCGCGAAGAACGTCGCCACCGCGCTGGCGGGCATGATGTGTAGTGTATTCGCGGTAAACACCGTATCCACACGCAGTTCCGGCCAGTCACCCGTCACATCCAACAATAACGGCGGCGGCAGGTTATCCGCGGGGCTGTTGGCCAGCCAGGCCCGTACTTCATGCAGGTTCTGCGCGCGCTCGGACGTCTGCCAGGTGAGATGCGGCAGACGCGGAGCGAAGTAGACTGCGTGCTGACCAGTGCCACTGCCGACCTCGAGCACCTGCCGGCTGCCCGCCAGCAAGCGCCGCAACTGCGCGAGAATCGGCCCGCGGTTGCGCGCCGTGGAAGGCGCATCTGGCAGAGGTTGATCCGTCATTTTCAGGTGGGCTGCTCGTCGCGCAGGAATACCCAGTCGTTACCGCTGGAATGCTCCGCACTGAAATAGTAGCCGGCCACATTGAAATCCTTCAGTCGCTCCGCTTTCCTGACGCGATTGTCGATGGCCCAGCGGCTCATCATGCCGCGG encodes the following:
- a CDS encoding dicarboxylate/amino acid:cation symporter codes for the protein MGLTKKIVLAMIAGIAVGLVFNVLNTSQILGEGVTGFINSYLTNGLFDVIGRIFIASLKLMVVPLVLVSLICGACALSEGSRVGVLAGKTLLLYLVTTAMAISLALILALLIQPGAGMEGMAGDAAFEPQPAPPLSDMLVSIFPTNPVEAMAKGNMLQIIVFALLMGYAISRSGKPGQRIAGFFNDLNEVIMRMVGVLMVFAPYGVFALLANKIAQLGLDAIVQLLKYFMVVLGALLLHAIGVYSILLKLLSGLNPLKLLKKMRPAMVFAFSTASSAATIPVTLQTVEKRLGVDNKVASFTIPLGATINMDGTAIMQGVATVFISQLYGIEIGLMGYLTVILTATLASIGTAGVPGVGLIMLAMVLQQVGLPLEGIAIVMGVDRLLDMVRTAVNITGDSVVSAIVAKSEGALDLETFNDDNYNSVVGREGDGRSAAS
- a CDS encoding chorismate--pyruvate lyase family protein, with translation MYHSPFEPVGDWHPHPLDTLHGSTPPEPLLPWLLHPGSLTAALKHHSGGEFRVQILNQGWQQPRLEERRALNLRDKSLALVREVLLCGHGQPWVYARSILPERSLAGKHRHLRSLDNRPLGELLFSRPDMKRGPIVLNQLARNPLCTLELLAGMAPRAWGRRSTFWLGDKPLLVAETFLSSFNPAEPPKS
- the ubiA gene encoding 4-hydroxybenzoate octaprenyltransferase encodes the protein MQMISQQIQQRWPQLLPYWQLARLDRPIGSLLLLWPTWWALWIAADGWPGLHLFCVFTLGVILTRAAGCAVNDFADRNIDGHVKRTNQRPLATGAATAKGALLLFAGLMLLAFLLVLTTNRLTVLLSLPALALAFCYPFAKRHTHLPQVVLGAAFSMGIPMAFAAVRGEVPAVAWLMFTANLLWTVAYDTFYAMVDRDDDLRIGVKSTAILFGDMDRVMTGCLQGMVIVALLMLGSREALGPLFYSGVVAAAALFAYQQWLVRDRQRDPCFQAFLNNNWVGAAIFAGIFFHYLAN
- the phoB gene encoding phosphate regulon transcriptional regulator PhoB, with product MHSKTILIVDDEAPVRDMLRIALEMADYRCLEAENAQAAHALVIDEKPDLVLLDWMLPDVSGVELARRLKRDELTASLPIIMLTAKGEEDHKIKGLETGADDYITKPFSPRELVARLKAVLRRAGPTTPEEPLTAGGLVLDPISHRVTINGQPVDMGPTEFRLLTFFLSHQERAYTRTQLLDHVWGGNVYVEERTVDVHIRRLRKALTMDGHERYIQTVRGTGYRFSVQTVERV
- the phoR gene encoding phosphate regulon sensor histidine kinase PhoR, whose translation is MLDRSIGEFSRFIVIALGTTILGFSTDNWWLALCVGLAAYLGWLLWQQNQFDRWLSNGRRGPAPTSFGVWGDISDDFYRLQRRHRKEKQKLHSMLRRVQDSTSALREGIVALEDEGNLAWWNPAAGQMLRLQADDAGQPLVNFVRDPRFVEHMYNRMFGQGRASQEPITLPAPGDDSRILTMEVTRFGQDEALVIVRDVTRLHNLEQMRRDFVANVSHELRTPLTVIAGYLETLQMSGQAPRNWERPLAQMSEQTVRMTGLVNDLLLLARLETSERDTGRDRVSVRQLMEQVAGEARSLSGGHHEITVECIEDCTITGTAGELHSAFANLAFNAVKYSPDGGPIELRWRLDAAGGHFSVKDCGIGIDSVHIPRLTERFYRVDAGRSRESGGTGLGLAIVKHVLLRHGANLTVNSVPGRGSTFTLNFPTQKLTLPNSV
- a CDS encoding DUF938 domain-containing protein, with protein sequence MTDQPLPDAPSTARNRGPILAQLRRLLAGSRQVLEVGSGTGQHAVYFAPRLPHLTWQTSERAQNLHEVRAWLANSPADNLPPPLLLDVTGDWPELRVDTVFTANTLHIMPASAVATFFARLPQVLQPAGQLIVYGPVKIAGDYVASPGDAGPGNAGFDVWLKEQDPLRGIRDLEWLDQLAESRGLRRTENNFLPANNQLLVWQMTGQPAL